Genomic segment of uncultured Fibrobacter sp.:
CGGTTACGCCGGAGACGACTTTTTCGTCGGTTGTTGTGGCAATGAGTTCTAGACGCTTGATTGCCATAAATGCAATCCATGCATGAGAGTATTTTTTCATGCGTAATCTCCTTGTTTGCTTGTAAATATAAATAATAATGTACAATGTATTACATTGTGTATTAGGTGAATTACGAAAGAAACACGCCTAGAGGTAGCCGTTGAATTTTGATGGATAGCTGTTTTTTTATATTTGGCAATATGCTGACGATTAATGGACAGAGTGTCGATGCGGCGGGGAAGACCGTCGCCGAATACCTTGCGGAAGCGGGGTACAATACCGTGCGCATTGCCGTGGAGCGGAACGAAGAAATTGTTCCGAAGGCGAAGTATGCCGAGACGGTGCTCGCCGATGGCGACGTGGTCGAGGTCGTGAACTTTGTAGGTGGCGGGTGATGGAAACTCGCGTGCCGACTCGCGAAGAAATGTTTGCCGCGCTCGAGAAGCGGCAGGGTGCCGATGCCGTGCGCAAGTTGCAGGCGACGATCGTTGCTGTATGCGGGCTGGGCGGGCTCGGCTCGAATATCGCGATTTCTTTGGCGCGTGCCGGTGTAGGGAAACTTATTCTCGTGGATTTTGACTGTGTCGACGTGACGAACCTGCACCGTCAGCAATACAAGGCGTGTCAGGTTGGCCTCCCCAAACCCGAAGCTCTGCTTGCGAACTTGAAAGAGATTGCCCCGTACACGGAATACGAAACGCATTTTGAGAAGGTGACTGCCGAGAATGTGGCAACGCTCCTTGCAAATGCCGATGTGGTTTGCGAGGCGTTCGATAATGCCGAGGCGAAGGCGATGCTTGTGAATGCGGTCCTCGAGACGATGCCGGACAAGTTCCTGGTGGCGGCTTCCGGGATGGCGGGCTTTGACGGCGGGAATACCATCCGTACCCGTAAGATTACGGACAAATTTTACCTCTGCGGCGACGGGGTGAGCGATGTCGCCGACGGAATCGGGCTGGTAGCTCCGCGAGTGATGCTTTGTGCCGCGCACCAGGCCCTTACGGCGGTTCGGCTGATTCTTGGCATGGATTAGATAGCCCCGGGGCGGCTTGCTTAAAATAATCTTCCATCTTTCTTATGCGGGTTTGAAAGTCCTTTTTCCGAGTTGACCGGATTGTTAACAATTTTTATCTTTGGCTACGAAATTATTACAGTAAAGGAGTTCTTTACACTATGTGGAATGAAAAGCATATGACGAAACTGGAAGGTCTCCTGGCTCAAGCCCAGGCGGCCGGTGGTGCGGCACGTGTCGATAAGCAGCACCAGTCCGGTAAGTTTACTGCACGTGAGCGCATGGAAATGCTGTTTGATGCAGGCACCTTTGTGGAAATTGGCGCTCTCCGCAAGTCCAGCAACCGCGTCCTTAAAGAAAGCAAGGTGATTTTGGGCGACGGTGTCGTGACGGGTTATGGCAAGGTGAATGGCCGCCTTGTTTTTGCTTCTTCTCAAGATTTTACCGTGGGTGGCGGTGCCTTGGGCCAGTGCCACGCCGAAAAGATTTGCCGCGTTTTGGATATGGCTGTCGAGGCTGGTGCCCCGTTTGTCGCGCTGAACGATAGTGGTGGAGCCCGCATTGACGAAGGCGTGTTCTCGCTCGCCGGTTATAGCGCCATCATGGCCCGCAACGTGTGGGCTTCGGGCGTGATTCCCCAGATTGCCGTGATTATGGGCCCCTGCGCTGGCGGTGCCTGCTATTCTCCGGCTCTGAGCGACTTTATCTTCATGACCAAGCAGACGAGCCAGATGTTCTTGACCGGCCCGGCTGTGGTGAAGCAGGTGATGGGCGAAAACATTACCGCTGCCGAACTGGGTGGCGCTCCGGTGCATACCTCCAAGTCTGGCGTGGCGCACTTCATGTACGACGACGACAAGTCCTGCCTCGAAGGCGTGCGCAAGTTGTTGAGCTATTTGCCGCAGAGCAACCGCAAGGGAACTGCCGAATGCAACTGCAAGCTTGCCGAAGCCGCCAAGAATGATGAAGCGGGCTTCTTCAAGAAGTTGTTCTCCAAGTCTGAATCGAACGATGTGGCTGCTTCGTTCGACAACAGCGCAACGATCCAGGACATTGTTCCGGATAACTACAAGCAGGCCTACGACGTGAAGTCGGTGATTGCCGCCTTTGCCGATGTCGACAGTTTCTTCGAAGTGCAGAGCGACTGGGGCAAGAACGTGGTGATTGGCTTTGCTCGCCTGGACGGTGAAGTTGTTGGTATTGTTGCGAACCAGCCCAAGGTGCTCGCGGGTTCCTTGGATGTGGATGGTTCCGACAAGGCTGGCCGTTTCGTGCGCTTCTGCGACGCGTTCAACATTCCGCTTCTCGCGCTTGTTGACGTTCCGGGGTACATGCCGGGTTCCAAGCAGGAATACTCGGGCATTATCCGCCACGGTGCAAAGCTCCTGTATGCCTTTGCCGAAGCGACCGTGCCGAAGGTGACGCTCATTCTGCGCAAGGCCTTCGGTGGTGCCTACATCGCCATGAACAGCAAGGACGTGGGTGCCGACTACGTGTTCGCCCTCCCGATTGCCCAGGTGGCCGTGATGGGTGCCGAAGGTGCCGTGGAAATCATCAACAAGAAGGAAATCGCTGCGGCTCCGGATCCGGTGGCTGCCCGTGCTCAGTGCATTGCCAAGTACGAAGAAGAACTGATGAACCCCTACGTGGCCGCCTCCATGGGCGTGGTCGACGAGGTCGTCCGTCCTGCCGACGTGCGCAAGCGCCTGGTGACTGCTTTTGACGCCTTGAAGACCAAGGAACAGAAGAGACACTGGAAAAAGCACGCCAACATCCCGCTGTAATAGCGAAGACGGTGTTTTGCAAAACTCTCGGCCGCGTTGGCTGGGAGTTTTTTTGTAGAGACTAGAGGCTAGGGGCTAGAGGCTAGTGAATAAGAATCACGCACTTCGTGCGTCAATATAAGACGGCGAAGCCGTGATATTTTTCCCTAACCCCTAGATCCTAGCCCCTAACCCCTAATCACTAATTCTATATTTACCCCCGAAAAAACATTACGAAGGCTTTATGGACGACAAATTGGTTATCGGCGGGCATGAATTTACGTCCCGCTTTATCCTGGGCTCGGGAAAATACTCCCTCAAGTTGATTGAAGCTGCGGTGCGCGATGCGGGGGCACAGATTGTGACCCTGGCGGTGCGCCGTGCGAATACGAAGGACCACGAGAATATCCTTGACTACATTCCGAAGGGTGTGACGCTGTTGCCGAATACGTCCGGCGCCCGCACCGCCGATGAGGCGGTCCGCATCGCGCGCCTTTCCCGCGAACTCGGCTGCGGTGATTTCGTCAAGATCGAAATCATGCGCGACACGAAGTACCTTTTGCCCGATAACTACGAGACCATCAAGGCGACCGAAACCCTCGCGAAGGAGGGTTTCGTGGTGATGCCGTACATGTACCCGGATCTGAACGTGGCGCGCGACCTCGCTAACGCGGGTGCCGCAGCCGTGATGCCGCTTGCAGCCCCCATCGGGAGCAACAAGGGCCTTTCCACGCGCGAGTTCATCCAGATCCTCATCGACGAAATCGACTTGCCAATCATCGTGGATGCGGGTATCGGCAAACCGTCCGAAGCCTGTGCCGCTATGGAAATGGGTGCCGCCGCTATCATGGCGAACACGGCGCTTGCGACTGCTGGCGACTTGCCGATGATGGCCCAGAGTTTCAAGCTTGCTATCGAGGCGGGTCGCAAGGCCTACCTCGCAGGCCTTGGGCGCGTTCTCACGCGCGGGGCTTCCGCCTCCGACCCGCTCACGGGATTCTTGAGAGATTAGGAACGAGATTCGACATAAGGTCACTGAGCTGGTTGGTGAGCTTGTCGAACTAGCCGAAGTGCTTTGTCGAAGGATCTAATAAAATGAATTCAGAAAGAAAAGACAACAATTACCTGTTCGATTCCGGAAACCTTTCGGAAGGCGCTCTCGCCAAGAAGCACCGCATAGAGACGGACCCGAGCGCCCGCACGAACATCATGGATTACCTGCCCGGCATGGAAGTCATCCAGTCGGACATCGCCGACAAGGTCCTCTCCGAATCCGAGAACTACGATTATTCCAAGTACACCGGCAAGGACGTGAAGCGCGCCCTGGAACATGAACGCTGCACGCTCGAAGACTTCAAGGCGCTCCTTTCTCCGGCCGCGGCTCCGTACTTGGAACAGATGGCCGCGAAGGCGAAAATCGAGACGAGCAAGCACTTCGGCAACAACGTCTATTTCTTCACGCCGCTCTACATTGCGAACTACTGCGAAAATTACTGCGTCTATTGCGGGTTCAACTGCTACAACCATATCAAGCGCATGCAGCTCACGATGGAGCAGATTGAGCACGAGATGAAAATCATCGCCGACAGCGGCATGGAAGAAATCCTGATTCTCACCGGCGAAAGCCGCGCCAAAAGCAGCGTGGAATACATCGGTGAGGCCTGCAAGCTTGCGCGCAAGTATTTCCGCATGGTGGGCGTGGAAGTCTACCCGGTCAATGTCGACGAGTACCGCTACCTGCACGAATGCGGCGTGGATTACGTGACCGTCTTCCAGGAAACCTACGACAAGGTGCGTTTCGAAAAGCTCCACCTGCTCGGTCACAAGCGCGTATTCCCGTACCGCTTCGACTCGCAGGAACGCGCCCTGATGGCGGGCATGCGCGGTGTCGCGTTCTCCGCACTCCTCGGCCTCTCGGACTTCCGCCGCGATGCGCTTGCATCCGCGTTGCACGTCTACTACTTGCAAAAGAAGTATCCGCACGCCGAGATGAGTCTCAGCTGCCCGAGACTGCGCCCCATCATCAACAACGACAAGATCGACCCGCTCGACGTTCACGAGAAGGAACTCTGCCAGGTGCTCTGCGCCTATCGCATCTTCCTCCCGTTCGTGGGCATCACGGTCTCGAGCCGCGAAAGCAAGGAATTCCGCAACGGCATCGTGAAGATTGCGGCAACCAAGGTCTCTGCCGGCGTTTCGACGGGCATTGGCGACCACGAAAGCAAGTACAGCGGTCACGATGACGGGGAAGGCGGCGACGAGCAGTTTGAAATTAACGACTCTCGCAGCTTTAACGATATGTACGGCGACATTTCGGGCGAAGGTTTACAGCCCGTGCTGAACGATTACCTTTACGTGTAGGACTTACTTATGCGCAAAAATCTCGATATGACGCTTTACTTTATCACCGACAGCACTTGCGTTCCCGAAGAACGCTTCTTGCCCGTGGTGGAGGCGGCCTGCAAGGGCGGCGCGACGATTATCCAGCTGCGCGAAAAGGACAAGTCTACACGGGAGTACATGCGGCTTGCAACGGCGACGCACGAAATTACCGCCCGTTATGGAATCCCGCTGATTATCGACGACCGCGTGGACGTGGCGCTTGCCATCGGAGCGGAAGGCGTACATGTGGGGCAGAGCGACATGCCTGCGCATCTGGCTCGCAAATTGATGGGCGATGACAAAATCGTGGGTGTTACGGCCAAGACGGTGCCGCAGGCGCTCGAAGCTTACGAGCAGGGTGCTGATTACTTGGGCTGCGGTGCGATTTACCCTACGACGACTCACGTAAATACGGTCATTACCCCGGTAGAAACGCTCAAGGACGTTGTGAAGGCCGTGCCCATTCCCGTCAACGCCATCGGCGGGCTCAACAAGGACAACATCTTTGTGCTGAAGGGTTCCGGCATCGCGGGAATCTGCGTTGTCTCCGCAATTATGAAGGTGGCCGACCCCGAGACTGCTACACGCGAACTCAAGCAAGCGTTTAGGGAATTATAACCCCTAACCATCAACAACTAACTAATAAGAGACTAGAGAATAGAGGCTAGGGGCTAGAGTAGATAATCGCGGCGAAGCCGTGATATTTTTCCCTAACCCCTAGATTCTAACCTCTAGATCCTAACCCCTACTTAATTTTTACTTCCGTGCAGTTTCAACCCGATTCGGAGCGGGGCGTCTTTATTGAGATTGTTGATTCTGCAGAGCGACTCAACAGAAATATTGAACCAGTTGGCGATATCCCCGAGGGTGTCGCCTTTCTTGACCACGTAATAATTGTATTTCTTGAGTTTGTTCTGAATGTTCCGGTGGGCGATAGTGGCTTTTTTTATCGAGAACTTTTCTACGCCTTTTTTCAAGGACCAATGCGGAAAGTCGATGACGGTGGCGGGATCAATGTTGACTTCGCCATAACGGATTTCAAAGTGGAGATGCGCCGACGAGGATTTGCCTGTGCTGCCCGCCAATCCGACGATATCTCCGGGATAGACGTAATCATCGACTTTCTGCAATCTTTCGGACAAATGCCCGTAAAGTGTTTGGAGCCCGTTCTCGTGCTCCACGATGATGTAGTGCCCGTATCCGCCCGCATTGTACCTCGACATGATGACTCTGCCCGGCAGTGCAGCAACGACAGGTTCGTTCTTGATTACGTTCACGTCGACACCCCTGTGCAGGCGGTGGTCGCGGATTCCGTAGGGGGAGCCGACTAGAGCCTCGTGCGTGATAGGCACGAGCATCTTGGAAAGGTCCAGGTAAATGTCTATGGGTTTCTTTTTTTGTTCGACCTTGGGTGCGGCTGGACGCTTTTCTCCGACGACTTCGTACTTGACTCCCTTCTTTTCCATGAGGATGGCCTTGGTGAAGGCCTTGGGGTCATTCGCGTCGATCAGGACCTTGTCCGAACCCTTGCTGCTTTTTTTGCCTTTGCTCTTTGCCGGTTTGGATTTTTTTGCGGGCTTCTTCTTTGCTGCGTTCTTGCCCTTTTCTTGGACTGAACTCTTTTCGTCCTTCTTTGCTCCGGTAGTTGCCGCTGCTTCGGCGGGCGTGGCTATGCACGCTAGCGAAAGCACTATGGGGGCGAGAATGCTGCCCAGGGCTACTTTCCGGAAAAACTGCACGGTAAACTCCTGCGGGCTACCTGAGGAATGCGAAGAACACCGCGGCGACAATCAGTACGAAGGCGACGATGTGGTTCCACTGGAGCGCTTCGTTGTTGAATACCGTGGTCGCGATGACCGTGAATACGGTGATGGAGATGGCTTCCTGGATGACCTTGAGCTGCATGAGGCTGAACGGCCCGCCATTGATGCGGCTGCCGATGGTGTTGGCCGGGATCATGAAGAAGTACTCAATGAGTGCCACGCCCCACGACGCGAGAATCACGAGGATGAGCGGCCAGTCGGTGCTGATGTGCATTTCCTTCAGCTTGAGGTTGCCGTACCAGGCGGCGGTCATGAACACGTTGCTGATGATGAGGAGGAGGATGGTAAAAATTCCGGCTTTCATAAGTTTAGGGTTTAGGGGCTAGGATTTAGAATCTAGTGGTTAAACTGTGTCATGCCCGCCTTGACGGGCATCTCCTTTTGTTTCTCGAGCCTCGGGCCTGGAGCCTCTCTCGTCTTTCGTCTGTAGGCCCGTAGGGCCGTTCTCTCGTCTGAGTCGGTACGGCTTTCCCGTGCTCATCTGGTAGGCGAGGCGGGCGCGGACTTGTTCCAAATATTGGATGTACTTTTCGCTCTGGTAATCGCGGTAGGTCCAGTCGAAGGCGTGGAAGTGCCCGTCCTGGAAGTAAAGCGTCGGCTCCACGAAGATCCCGCGCTGCATGTACACGCGCTGGCGCTGGTCCTTGGTGGTGGCGAGGAAAAACTGCCCGAGTGTCATGTAGCCCGGGTCGAGGTTCACGGGCCGCAACCCCGGAGTGCCGTTCTTTTCGGCGATTTCGAGCTCGATATCGTTTGTCCAGAGCTTGATGTCTACGATGGTTTCGCGTTCCACCAGGTTCTCGTAGCTGAAGAACGCGCGGACGGGGGCGCTGCCGATTTCGTCAACGTAGTAGTTGGTGAACGTAAAGGGGAATGGGGCTAGGTTCAGGTCTTCGGGGCCGAACTTTTCGCACAAAGTCTCCCGTACCGATTCGACCGCTTGCGAATCTTTTGCGAGGATGCCCACGATAATCTTGACCTTGGCCGGTGTCCTGAGTTCGCCCATGCCAAGTAATTTAGTAATTTTACGCCATGAGCATTTTCAACCGAAGTTTTCTTTTGGTGATAAGATCCCTGAGCCTGCCGAAGGGATCCTCTCTCATCTCTCGTCTCCTGCCTCTCGTCTTCCTTCTCTCGTCTCTCGTATTTGCCGAAACCCCGCGCGTTGTGCCGACCATTGTGGATTCCGTTTCGCACGAGACGTCCCATTTTACGCAAGGCCTTTTCTTTGACGGTTCCGATTTGATCGAAAGTACGGGCCAGTATGGCGGCTCGGGACTTTACCGCCGCACGCTCGAAGGGAAAATCCTCGATTCCGCACGCCTTGTTGAACGCTATTTCGGCGAGGGTTCCGTGGCCGTGGGGGAGGACATCTTCTACCTCACTTGGAAATCGAAAAAAGCGTTTATCTACAATCGCAAGCCGTTCAAGGCGAAGGGCGAGTTCCGCATCCCGACAGAAGGATGGGGGCTTACGTATTGGCACGACGCCCTGCTCATGAGTAACGGTTCGGATGAACTTTTGAAAATCGCCCTGGGAGCATTCAACGTCATCGGAACAATCCATGTGACCGATGAAGGTAGGCCTGTGCCTATGCTCAACGAATTGGAAGTGGTCGGGAACACGCTTTACGCCAACATCTGGCAGACGGCGCTAATCGCCGTCATCGAACTCCCCAGCGGCAAGGTTGTCAAGTACCTGGATTTCTCCGCCAAGGCCAAGGACGTGAAAAAACGCTATCCCTCCGCCGACGTGCTGAACGGAATCGCCTACGACGGCAAGAACCTGTGGGTCACAGGGAAAAACTGGCCGCAGATCTACAAGATCAAGTTTTAGAAAATTTTAAAGACAAAATTGGCTGTAAGCAACCTCCCCACAATGTCATTGCGAGGGACGAACAGTCCCGAAGCAATCTATTCAGGTTGACGATGCGTTGAAGAAAGTGTAGATTTCCCAAATGAATGTCACCAAGGGGGTATCATGAGTCGTTTTTGTTTAGGTCTTGCTTTGTGGGCCTTGTTGCTTGCGCTTTCGGCTTGCGGTGGCGACAGCAAGGGAACCGACCCCAAGGATGCTGAACCTGGCGAGAATGTCGATACAGTAGTTTCCACTTTTGACGACTTGCCATCTTGCACGAGGGATCACGAAGGCGCTACCGCTTATGTGGAAGATGAGAAGAAGGCCTATGTCTGCGAAAGCAAGCGCTGGACGGTCAATGATTCCTTGACGGAATCGATTCAGAACAAGGACTCCGACTCTGCCAAGGATGCTGAATCTGGCGAGAATGTCGATACAGTAGTTCCCTCTTTTGACGACTTGCCTGCTTGCACAGGGGATCGCAACGGCAAGACTGCCTATGTGGAAGACGAGGATTCTGCCTATGTCTGTAAGAAGGGGCTCTGGGTCGTTGACGATTCGTTGACTAAGGCGATTCAGCCGGACTCGGAGAAAAAGTCCTCGTCAAGCGCAAAAGCGAAGTCTAGTTCTAATAAGGCAAGTGACTCTAGCAGCAGCGACAAATCACGGTCAAGTTCTAGCGCGGTAAAAACGTCCAGCAGCAGTAAAGATGGCAAGTCTAGTAGTTCAGATGAAAAAAACAGCTCATCGAGTTCTGTGGCTTTGCCTTGTAAAACCGAGACTGAGGACAACTGCGAATATGGCACCCTGACGGACGACAGGGACGGACAGACTTACAAGACGGTGAAAATCGGTGAACAGTGGTGGATGGCGGAAAATTTGAACTATAGATATATTCAGCAGACATATAATGGAGGCGAAGGAGACTCTTCTAGCTATTGTTATGATAATGACCCCGCTAATTGCGAGAAATATGGCCGCTTGTACCTGTGGAGCGCGGCAATGGATAGCGCTGGTATTATATCTGATAACACGGCTAATGGTTGCGGTTATGGGGAAATCTGCAACCTCGACAACGTCAAGGTTCGTGGTGTATGCCCTGAAGGCTGGCACCTGCCCGATACCACGGAATGGAACGCCCTGTTCAATGCGGTAGGGGGGGGAGAAACGGCAGGAGTAATGCTAAAGTCCACGGAAGGCTGGTATTCCAAAGGCAATGGCTCGGACGCCTATTCCTTCTCGGCGTTGCCTGCTGGCTACAGGGACTACGATGGGAATTACGACTACGAGGGCCCCAACGCGGACTTTTGGAGTTCTACGGAGTACGGTAGCAGCCTCGCGTACTTCATGTTCTTGTACTACTGCGACGACAATGCGTACCTGTACGGCCTCAATAAGGGCCACGGGTTCTCTGTTCGTTGCCTTAAGGACTAGCAAGCCGAGGGTCACGACCAAACTTGTTTGGACATGACCAAGCCGAAAGTCCTGCGCTACGAAGTAGCGCCAGGACTAGGTTGCTAACCGCCAAGCCCCCCTCAAAAAATTCGTCACTCATCGTCAATAACGCGCAAATCGGGCGGCCTTAAAGGTTGCTCTTTTCTGTATAAACAGAAAACCACCTGTGAAACTTTTTTTTGCCCGCCGAAAACATCTTTTTACTACAAATTCCCGGAAAAATTTCCCCGCAAAAACGTCTATACATGCAGACGGGGGACTGTCCCCTGTCCGCCAACGGGGGCGTACCCGCAAAAGGGAACATTATGACTAGAGAAGAATTTGCCAAATTTCTCAAGGATCTCAAGACGGCCAAGGAGAACAACCAGGACATCGACGCTATCGTCAAGGCGCGCGAGAACGAAAATGTCTACGTCTACAACGACGCATGTTTCAAGAGGATTTTCGCTGACGAAAGGAACATCGCCCTCACGAAGGATCTTGTGAACGCCTGCCTGAACCTCGTGGGTTCAGATCGCATCGCCAACGTGAAACTGACGAACCCCTACATCCCCGGCGAGCTGGGATACAAGTCGGGCGAACCCGACCTGGTGCTTGTTAACGAGCGAAACGACGGCGAGCCCTGCGACCGGATTTCCCTGGAAGTGCAACACGAGGGAAGCGATTTTTACAACGACAGGCTTGTCTTCTACGTGGCGCGCCACACCGGCAACATGGTGGCGAGCGGCGAGATTCCGAAACTCAAGAATCTCCAGCTTGTCAGTTTCCAGTTCTTCGACGCGTTCCCGTGGAGCATGTCGCACAATTACCGCCATACGGTGCAGCTGCGGAACCAGGAGCATCTGCTTTTCTTCGAGAAGCAGACCATCACCATCATCGAGGTGAAAAAGTTCTTTGAGCAGACAAGCGCATTCGCCGAAGACCGCAGCCGCCTTGCCCAGTGGCTCCGCGCCATCGACACGCTGAACCGGGAGGCCGATTTCAGCGAATTCGAGGGCGACCCTATCTTCAAGGACTTGCGCGACGCCGTCAAATTATATAACTTTAGTTCGGGATATCTCCTGAAGGAGGGTATGAAGGTGATGGATGTCGTTTACGCCGAATACATCGGCGAAGAGAGAAAGGCCAAGGCGATAGCGAGGAAACTGCTCGCCATGGGGGATTCCGTTGAAAAAATTTGCGCAGCAACGGGCCTTTACAAGAAACAGGTCCTCAAATTGCAGAATGAAGATACGGAAGAGTCCTAAAAGCAACGTATAACAAACGGCCCTGCATTGGTGAAATACAGGGCTTATTGTTTTAAATTTATGAAGATGGCGAAAAGATTCCTTTTATTTCTGTTCACATTCGTTTTCCTAATCGGATGTGGTGATGATAAATCGTCAGGGAACAATCCGGTTGTCCCTGACGAACCTTCGTCATCGATAATAGCGGAACCGGAGTCTTCCAGCAGCAAGGATCAGTCCTCCTCTATAAAGGAATCCTCTAGCAGCAAAGCGAAGTCTAGCACTTCTAAGGACAATAAGCTTGCCGAAACGTCTTCGAGCGGCAAAGCAAAATCCTCCTCCAGTTTGGCCCGATCTTCAAGCAGCTTGAAAGGCTCCTCGTCAAGTGAGGTGGTCTCTTCGAGTAGCGGCGAAGAGAAGGAATCGTCCAGCAGCAGTGTAAAAACATCCAGTAGCAGTCAAAAATCCTCGTCGAGTTCTGCGAAATCATCCAGCAGCAAACCGAAATCATCGAGCAGTAGCGCGAAGTCTTCGTCGAGTTCTGCGAAGTCGTCCAGCAGCACGGTTGTCATCCCTTCAAAACTCTACGATTGCGAAGAGTACAAGTGCGTCACGACCAAGTATCTCAACCCCGAGATAGAATACGGCGAGTATCTGGATGTACGTGACTCGCAAGTGTACAGGACCGTGCAAATCGGCGAACAGGTATGGATGGCCCAGAACTTGAACTACAAATCGGATACTTTGAGTTCGTGTTTTGATTTGAAAGATTCAAATTGTACACAATGGGGACGCCTATATACCTGGGAAAAAGCCTTGACTGTCTGCCCGGACGGATGGCATTTGCCTGATACGTCCGAATACCGTATTTTGGTTGATTATGCAAATGAACATAGAGGTGACATTAAACTTGGAGAAAGCCTTGAAAGTTTGGAAACGGGGAAATATGACATATTTGGTTTCAGTATACTCCTTGGTTCGGGTTATCGTAAAGGTACTCGTTATTTTACCCAAGGTGGAAAAACCGATGGAGATGCTTTTTTTTGGACAGCGTCAGAAACGGATGGAAAAGAAGCGACTCTTCCGCCCGAAGAATATGCTATATCACGTATCTTGAAAAATGATGCAAGGTATGGCAATGTCCTTGGAATAATGGCTTTTGAAAAAAAAGATGGTTTATCCGTAAGATGCCTTAAAGACTAACTATGGTGAAAACCCTTAGATTCATTTGAAAAATTTCCTATTTGCTCGGACAAAAAACGCCGTAAAAACATCTATAAGTACAGACGGGTTTTCTCTCGTTTGCGCACCGGCGCGTCCCGGAATGGGAAAAGCATATGATTCGAGAAGAATTTGCCGAATTTCTCAAGGAACTCAGAAAAATAAACGACAATGGTGGCGATGTCGACGCATTCGTCAAGGAGTATGAAAATAAAAATGTCTATGTCTA
This window contains:
- a CDS encoding glutaminyl-peptide cyclotransferase; translation: MIRSLSLPKGSSLISRLLPLVFLLSSLVFAETPRVVPTIVDSVSHETSHFTQGLFFDGSDLIESTGQYGGSGLYRRTLEGKILDSARLVERYFGEGSVAVGEDIFYLTWKSKKAFIYNRKPFKAKGEFRIPTEGWGLTYWHDALLMSNGSDELLKIALGAFNVIGTIHVTDEGRPVPMLNELEVVGNTLYANIWQTALIAVIELPSGKVVKYLDFSAKAKDVKKRYPSADVLNGIAYDGKNLWVTGKNWPQIYKIKF
- a CDS encoding fibrobacter succinogenes major paralogous domain-containing protein yields the protein MSRFCLGLALWALLLALSACGGDSKGTDPKDAEPGENVDTVVSTFDDLPSCTRDHEGATAYVEDEKKAYVCESKRWTVNDSLTESIQNKDSDSAKDAESGENVDTVVPSFDDLPACTGDRNGKTAYVEDEDSAYVCKKGLWVVDDSLTKAIQPDSEKKSSSSAKAKSSSNKASDSSSSDKSRSSSSAVKTSSSSKDGKSSSSDEKNSSSSSVALPCKTETEDNCEYGTLTDDRDGQTYKTVKIGEQWWMAENLNYRYIQQTYNGGEGDSSSYCYDNDPANCEKYGRLYLWSAAMDSAGIISDNTANGCGYGEICNLDNVKVRGVCPEGWHLPDTTEWNALFNAVGGGETAGVMLKSTEGWYSKGNGSDAYSFSALPAGYRDYDGNYDYEGPNADFWSSTEYGSSLAYFMFLYYCDDNAYLYGLNKGHGFSVRCLKD
- a CDS encoding PD-(D/E)XK nuclease family transposase, with translation MTREEFAKFLKDLKTAKENNQDIDAIVKARENENVYVYNDACFKRIFADERNIALTKDLVNACLNLVGSDRIANVKLTNPYIPGELGYKSGEPDLVLVNERNDGEPCDRISLEVQHEGSDFYNDRLVFYVARHTGNMVASGEIPKLKNLQLVSFQFFDAFPWSMSHNYRHTVQLRNQEHLLFFEKQTITIIEVKKFFEQTSAFAEDRSRLAQWLRAIDTLNREADFSEFEGDPIFKDLRDAVKLYNFSSGYLLKEGMKVMDVVYAEYIGEERKAKAIARKLLAMGDSVEKICAATGLYKKQVLKLQNEDTEES
- a CDS encoding FISUMP domain-containing protein, whose product is MAKRFLLFLFTFVFLIGCGDDKSSGNNPVVPDEPSSSIIAEPESSSSKDQSSSIKESSSSKAKSSTSKDNKLAETSSSGKAKSSSSLARSSSSLKGSSSSEVVSSSSGEEKESSSSSVKTSSSSQKSSSSSAKSSSSKPKSSSSSAKSSSSSAKSSSSTVVIPSKLYDCEEYKCVTTKYLNPEIEYGEYLDVRDSQVYRTVQIGEQVWMAQNLNYKSDTLSSCFDLKDSNCTQWGRLYTWEKALTVCPDGWHLPDTSEYRILVDYANEHRGDIKLGESLESLETGKYDIFGFSILLGSGYRKGTRYFTQGGKTDGDAFFWTASETDGKEATLPPEEYAISRILKNDARYGNVLGIMAFEKKDGLSVRCLKD